One Candidatus Zixiibacteriota bacterium DNA window includes the following coding sequences:
- a CDS encoding fibronectin type III domain-containing protein: MARFPRTEAEILALAQEMAVGLAANVAIYPAPPVSTIDLTTALSDYTNAKNAAVAAQAAAEQATTDKDVALEDLTDALKTDIRYAENTVDFDDDKLKLIGWAGRAASTALELPGQPRLLETVQQGEGWVMLDWKAPSEGGKPSAYKVMRRERPSGEWADEATAVLTEITLVNRDRSKEWEYRIVATNKVGDGPASNTVMAVL, from the coding sequence ATGGCACGTTTTCCAAGGACAGAGGCAGAAATTCTGGCATTGGCTCAGGAAATGGCAGTGGGGCTTGCCGCAAATGTGGCAATCTATCCAGCGCCGCCGGTCAGCACGATCGACCTTACGACAGCGTTGAGTGACTACACAAACGCGAAGAACGCGGCGGTGGCCGCGCAGGCGGCTGCGGAGCAGGCAACGACCGACAAGGACGTGGCACTGGAAGACTTGACAGACGCATTGAAGACGGATATCCGCTATGCGGAAAATACTGTCGATTTCGACGATGATAAACTGAAGCTGATCGGCTGGGCTGGTCGCGCCGCCTCGACAGCATTGGAGTTGCCCGGTCAGCCGCGACTGCTTGAGACTGTCCAGCAAGGTGAGGGTTGGGTGATGCTCGACTGGAAAGCGCCATCCGAAGGCGGAAAGCCGAGTGCATATAAAGTAATGCGACGAGAGCGGCCGAGTGGCGAATGGGCAGACGAGGCTACGGCCGTTTTGACGGAGATAACTCTCGTCAATCGGGATCGCAGCAAAGAATGGGAGTACCGCATAGTCGCGACCAACAAGGTCGGTGACGGTCCAGCAAGCAACACGGTGATGGCGGTGCTGTAA
- a CDS encoding carboxypeptidase M32 has translation MSPSPQQAYDELIQIRRELATLGSCQALLYWDERTYMPRGGAEGRSKQVALLSGMIHERFTSPHIGELISAIEGTDVVSDGNSGKAAVMREIRREYDKAVKLPKDLVEELARVTSLAQGVWAEARQKSDFSIFLPKLKEVIDLKHRQAEAYGYETEPYDALIDDYEPYATVKTISEVFAKLREELVPLVKAIVDSGNRPNMSIIENDYPADLQEKFGHEAAAAIGFDFESGRLDVTTHPFCSGVAPGDCRITTRYNPRHLGQALFGILHEAGHGIYEQGLPQQHFGTPLAESVSLGIHESQSRMWENLVGRSKPFWEYFYPKARKTFPSLSGVAFEDFYFAVNNVQPSFIRVEADEVTYNLHILLRFEIERDLFAGKIKAEDLPSAWNEKFVEYFGLTPENDAIGCMQDIHWSAGLFGYFATYALGNLYASQFFAKAKEDMPDIEQKFAAGDFSGLKNWLRKNIHSHGQRYRAGELVQKVTGKPLNHEPMMTYLKSKFGKLYGI, from the coding sequence ATGTCACCATCACCCCAACAAGCTTATGATGAACTAATTCAGATACGTCGCGAACTTGCCACTCTCGGCTCTTGCCAGGCGCTACTATACTGGGATGAGAGGACTTACATGCCGCGAGGCGGTGCCGAAGGTCGCTCCAAACAAGTCGCGCTGCTCTCCGGGATGATTCACGAGAGATTCACTTCGCCGCATATCGGTGAACTGATCTCTGCCATTGAAGGCACCGATGTCGTATCGGATGGGAATTCCGGGAAAGCAGCCGTCATGAGAGAGATCCGCAGGGAATATGACAAAGCGGTCAAACTTCCGAAAGATCTTGTCGAAGAACTTGCGCGAGTCACATCGCTGGCGCAGGGCGTATGGGCGGAAGCAAGGCAGAAATCAGATTTCTCGATATTCCTGCCGAAACTGAAAGAGGTCATCGATCTCAAACATCGCCAGGCGGAGGCCTATGGCTATGAGACTGAGCCGTACGATGCGCTGATCGACGACTACGAGCCGTATGCAACGGTGAAGACAATCTCCGAAGTTTTCGCTAAACTTCGAGAGGAACTGGTCCCTCTCGTTAAGGCTATCGTCGATTCAGGTAATCGTCCGAATATGTCTATAATCGAGAACGACTATCCTGCCGATCTGCAGGAGAAATTCGGCCATGAGGCCGCAGCGGCGATTGGATTCGACTTTGAATCGGGACGGCTTGATGTTACGACTCATCCATTCTGCAGCGGGGTTGCGCCCGGCGATTGCCGAATTACGACCAGATACAATCCTCGCCATCTCGGCCAGGCACTATTCGGAATCCTGCATGAGGCCGGTCACGGCATCTATGAGCAGGGTCTTCCTCAACAACATTTCGGTACACCTCTTGCAGAGTCGGTTTCGCTCGGTATCCATGAGTCTCAGTCGAGAATGTGGGAGAATCTCGTAGGACGAAGCAAACCGTTCTGGGAGTACTTCTATCCTAAGGCTCGGAAGACGTTTCCATCACTGAGCGGAGTCGCATTCGAAGATTTCTATTTCGCCGTCAATAACGTCCAGCCTTCGTTTATAAGAGTCGAGGCAGACGAGGTAACATATAATCTGCACATACTGCTCCGTTTCGAGATAGAGCGCGACTTATTCGCCGGGAAGATCAAAGCTGAAGATCTACCATCTGCCTGGAATGAGAAATTCGTTGAATATTTCGGATTGACTCCGGAGAATGATGCCATAGGATGCATGCAGGATATCCACTGGAGCGCCGGACTTTTCGGTTATTTCGCTACGTACGCTCTCGGCAATCTCTATGCCTCTCAATTCTTCGCAAAGGCGAAAGAGGATATGCCGGACATCGAACAGAAATTCGCCGCGGGTGACTTCTCAGGTCTGAAAAACTGGCTAAGAAAGAACATCCACTCGCATGGTCAGAGGTATCGCGCTGGGGAACTGGTGCAGAAAGTTACAGGAAAACCGCTCAATCATGAACCGATGATGACATATTTGAAGTCCAAATTCGGGAAATTGTATGGAATCTAA